Part of the Falco rusticolus isolate bFalRus1 chromosome 2, bFalRus1.pri, whole genome shotgun sequence genome is shown below.
TACTAATTGTTCCATTCCTGCAAGTTTTTAATGAGTTAAATTTGCGACTGAATTGGTTGAAGAAAGGACAGCAAGAGCGGGCCTACTCCATACAGACAGAGCAACAGCCCTGGACGTTAGCTTTGGCAGGTTTTGACCTGAGTCAGCTCTTGCTACTCCCAGCACTGTATGGGTAGTTTGGAAACTGCTATTAGTCATCAGAGCTCTGGCTCTATCCAATGCATCTATTTCTAATACTTTGGCAAAAATTATGGTCAAATACCAGCACAAAGTCctaaacaaaaaagctgaagtcTGAGTTCATTCTGCACTGTTCAAGAGCAGAAAATTCATCATGCATTAGATAAATTCAGCCTCTGTCAGACGAAACTAATCTGCAGATCTTATTAATACCTGCTGATGGCACAGAAATAACCTGTTGCCACCTGCCCAGCCCAGAACACCAGCTTCTCTGATGGCTCTGCATAACTGCCCCACTGACACCCAGAGTAACACACTGCGCTTCCCAGCTGTCAGCATTAAACAGTGTTAGTAGTTGCCAGAAACACATTGAATATTTCCTCTCAACATTTTTGTGAATTCTTCTCTCACACacaatcctttttttaattcaccGGAGGACAAATTAGAGATAGGTATAAAATCTCAGGTTATCATACTCTTTACGTACAGCTCTCAGTTTTGCCTGTTCAACCACCTAACAATATTAATTATCAATAGGTGATATCTCAAGGAAACCTTTATACCCACCTCTTCCACCACGACCGGGAAGCTATAGTAATTCTGGTAAGAATATTTTGTCTTGTGAATATCTAGCACTATGAGCTGTTCAGAGCAGATATTTTGAATAGTTCACtctcttatttctttattaatagTTTTTATCATCCCTTCCCACCATCTCCCTTTTGTAATCACTGTTCCTGACCCAGCATCTGGAAAGATTTTCTGAGTTTTAGTGTTGGTACCATAAAGATTTTCTGTCTGCCCACAGTGTGGGATGTTGACTTCTAAATGGCATGAGACTAACACTCCTCTTGTTTGCCTTTTCATTCTGGGTATGTATACACTGAATCATGCTAAGGTTCAAACGTGACATCTAACCACAGGGCATGGATAAGCCTGTGTTCAAATCCATACTGAGATGTGCATCTGAGATGGCCCTGGGGTGTATAACAGGTGGGACAGGGGACATAGATGTAAGCCTGTACTGCTTTTGGATGTGGTCCCAGACacccactgaaataaattgcaAATGGCACATCTATCCCAGCTGCCACCACGTATCCCATATTTACTTCTGGTGTGATTGTAGCGGTAAGCTGTGGGCAAGTCCTTCTGGAGTCTTTCCCGGAATGGACCCACTGGCTTCCTGCTCTAGGAACTGCTGGGGTTTGAGGTGTTCATATTATATAAGGATTTGTGCTACTGAAAGCCCAAGCCCACACATCCCACAGGTGCCAATACAGATGCAGAACAGGTAGACTCCAACAGTTTTAGTACTCCAGCTTCCAGCTGAATTTGAATAGGTGACTGCTCAGTGCAAGACACCTGACCCATCCACCACATCGAAGCTGGGATTTCAAAGGTCTCTCACCCTTCCCTAGAACATTACAAAAAACTGGACAAGGGAGCTGAAGGGGTTACCATTGTTCAGATAATTTTGCCACATAAATCCTAATATTTATCTTGCAGGAGGTTTTGACGACTCAGATCTCCTCGATGGGAAGCCTTTACCACCACACATAACAGGTAGTATTTGCCAGTTCTCCTTGCAGCTTCTTCCTAATATTTGTAACTTGGAgctggctggttttgctttagCAGTAATGTTTGTCACTGAAGGTATAGGACAAGActctgctatttttatttagattacATATCCTTCTCCACAAACCATGGCTTTGAGCCTGAAGCTCAAATGTGAAACATATTCCCAACCACTTTGTAGCATTCTGGCATATGCCCGAACCCTGCAGGATTTATTGCTTTGAATTCCATTAGGACAGTCCCAAAGCAAGGGGCTTCTGCTGAGATCTGAAAGTAGATGTACTGGGCCTATGATCTTGACTTGAATTATTGATAAATCATCTGTTTGTCTGGCAATAGAGAACAGCCAGATTATACTGGCCTCCCATTCCCTGTGATATCAGCTTGATGTAGACTGCTAAGCATTATCCTTTTTTTAGAAGATAATATTCTTCTCCAAAAACAAGTCGTTGAGAGGATGGATGGTTATTCCTTGGGCCAGCACAGCTGTCAGTGGGGACTGGGAGGGGAGCTCCTCCATCACAGTCCTGCCAAGCCACCCCCTTTCACCCTCTGTCACACTTTGCTGAGTAAAAGACTTTGTTCtcaaaacaagatgaaaaacacTTCTTGATTAAAGTTCACTCTCTATTCCAGGAGAAGAGGAGCATCATTTCAATCATGGCGGAAACACGGGTATAGTAAACAAACTATTTTGTAATTAGTTTCTGATCATCATAGAATAGTAAGAAAATGTTAGCCTTATAAAAGTAGTACATATACTAAATGAGGCTTTAAGACACCATTTTCACACTAGCTGTAATGTAATAATTTCTAGTCTTCTGCTTAATTCTTCTTAATGaatttccagtgtttcaccaaaCAATTCTCACAGTTTGGCAAAAGCACCCCTTATTAGAGAATATGCTTAAGTCAAACCCTTTTGGTGTCCCTAAAGAAaacctctctcttttttcaCAGATTCAGGATTAATAGCTGGAGTTACATCTCCTATAATTTCTGCCTTTGTAATATTAGTTGTGGGATCGATAGCGGCCTACTCTGCTTACAAGAACAAGAGACTTTGTTTCAAACCACAAGGTAAGACCAAATCAATTTCCCACTTTCCAAGCTGATTTAGTGCTGAAGTAGATGGGAATTTTACAAACAATTTCAGTCAGGGAAGAAATAGGTCAGGGATGAGGGCATTTGAAAATCTCATCCTGAACAACCTCACTGGTCTGTAAGAGGTAGTGGTAATTAATATTCTTCATCAAGGACAAGTATAGGAAGACATAACATGCCCAGAAGATGGATGTATGTCACTTTACGAAGGAAATTACACAACATGAGGACTCTGCCACCACAGAGGTGACTGATTGTTGTGGCTCTGTGCCTGGAAACCAGCCTGCATGGCCCAGGTCAGCCTCGCCTGGGGCACCCCAAGTACCCTCTGGCCAGGGCCGCCATTTCAGTTCTGGCCTAGGTGggcctcctgccccagcctgcgCCACATTCCCACATGCATCCCCACACGCCTGCCCCGGCTGTGAGCCTGGAGGGATGGCTGTTTCCTGGCTTACCCGTGGGCTGGGCTAGTTGGCTTGCCTTCATTTGGTGATGGCTGGCCCATCCATGGGGCCCATTTGCCATCACCTTCCCACCACTGGGGAGGCAACAGCTCAGGCTCCCATGCGGCTGCCCTTGGCTCTCGGCTCTTCGGGAACAGCCTGGCCCTGGCTCTTTGCTGCCATAGAGGtcaatttaaaactttaatttgcattatttgTTCCATAATGGGAATAACGACTAAGACACGAGCGAAACACAGGAGTGTGGAGAATCTTCACAGGCATTTCTGAGACATCTGGGATCCCCTGGCACTGCAGAGAGCCTCAGTCTGGGGGTGCCATGGTGGGCTCCAGGGCAGCTGTTGCTGCCCGGACGCCGGGGGAAGGCTTGGGCAGAGCGACACTGGAGAGATGCAGCCAGAGCACAGCCCAGGATGCTCTAGGGGAGGCTGGTCAGGGCTGCCAAGGCTGTGTGTGCCCTCAGGGTCCTGACAATCACttacttttctctgtttctatgGCTGGAGTGTAGCCAAAGCATCAGGTCAGGGATCCTATAGCCCTTTGGAAATGGAGAGTGAGACAAACAGGGAATTCTGTCTGTATGTCTCTGGGGGTGAGAGGTTCCCATCTGCTGCCTCAAAAGGACtggagcaaaaaaaaaccaggaaagctGGCAAAGGGCATCTGTGGTGAAAATACTGAATGTTCGATCTTCATTTTTCAGGTGGGGATACAGTATAAACCACTGAAAGAAGAGTGGCCTTCTGATGACAGACTCCTTTTGTTGGTGACATTCAGCCCACAGACCCAACaattttgttctattttatcattctgacaaaagaaaatctcCCTCTAAAGAACGTTATGTTGAGACACTGAAATTCTGCTCTCTTTTACCTGATGTCACCCTTGCACCTTGAGCTTTATGTCATTGAAGATGTGCTTAAAAGGTCAAGGGATTTTATTGAACTATCCAACCTGCATTCATAAAGGCTAGAAACACATTTTGattcagaagttattttaagcaacaaaaaaatcaagtttaatATAAgctaaaatttgaaaaattttggTTTGTGAGCATTTGTGTCActgcacaatttttttcctgctttcaaaaTTAGCCAAAATACTTAATACTTCTGATAAAATAGGAGTAAAGAAATCGCTGTTTCCATTCATACGTATTGGGTTTCTTAAgtatatttctgtattgtttaTAATGGTTAAGGAAAATTTGAAGTTGTATAAAGGATTAAAAGTTTTAATGcctttgctttgtatttatgTCTGAATTCTAGCAAAGTGAAAGGAGCTATAGATGGAAAATCAattcttaatttgaaaatatagcATGAAAAGAATACGTACATTGACAAaccactgtttaaaaaaaaataaaaattagaggAACACAtgctggtttatttatttatttatttattactgaaatGTGTTTGGCTTTTCTCAGGAACTGGAATTTCACATAAATTTTGCTCCTCTTCTTGAACTTAGGCCCTGCTTTAGAAGCCTTTAAAGGCAATAATCtggcaggcttttttttttttttttttttttaagaaatgtatcATTCATAATTTCTGTAAAGGGGAAATAGGTACAaagttttctgaatgttttagAATGAGTCCATGACACTTTGTTCTATAAAATCTATGTGACACCAACTTTTAAACTTCATACATATATGGAGGTATGGTTGATAGTTTTGCTAGCAAGgctgtttcacttttttcccttgttcctGATCAACCTTGCCATACAAACAAATGTCCTTATGTAGACAGATCTATCAACAAAACCTAACACTTCTCCAGTCTGTGTCTTCATATAGCTAACTGAACCAAAATATTAGCAAACTAATGAAATGCAGCCAAAAGCTGGCAGAACTAGTAGTTTACTGACATAATCCTGCAACACAGACATTTTAGCTAACTCTTTAAAGCATAGAGGAAATCTGTGTTTTATCTTCATCTTATATGTGAAGCATGCTTTTCCTTACTGAAATTCCATGTAGATGGAGGCAAACATGACTTTGTGTTTATTAAATTGTTGAGAGAAAGACGGAATCTGAACAAGTActcttttcataaaataaaacactattCTATCTAAATTATGCTTTAAATGGATATACAATGGTTGCTGAGGAGATTACCACAATCTTTATTTTGATCCTGAAAATAAGCAATGACAACGTACAACAatttaaatatggaaatatcTTAACATCTTGATAACACACAAATGAACAAGCACCTTTGTGGTTATCACTTGCAACTTATGAATgagaacatatttttaaaatagttttcaaggACATTTGATACTTCttagaaaatactaatttgCCATGTTAACAGTTAAAACAGATTGAGATATATTTTGCCAGGTAGACATAAAGTTTCGACTAATGAAATGTTAAGTGTTTTGTAGTtaccacttcatttttttgttttacaatgaaaatatgtattttgtttctttctcttgacAAGTTTCAATAAACTCATGCTGTGTTTTATCTAAGGTGatctgagttttgtttgttaCTTTCTGGGACATATGCTGACTGACAACTTTTATATACAAATTCATCTATGTCCCActagggaagagaaagaaatgcttcaAATTAAagacttcaggggaaaaaaagaaaacagcttaagaattattttttttcaggagcatTGTCCAGAGAAGGATCTATGTGCattattaacatttttgcttttgaaatattactacaatttatttatatttgttcatggtattttcaaaaatatttcttgtgttAAAATTACTAGccaaaaagcagatgtttttatGGTGAATTTGAACAAAATCCATTAACCTGAACTACTAAACCCTACCCACCCAAGTGTTTAACCTTCTGAAGGTCTTTGGTCTAATTACATCAACATATGAGTGCAGGCACACTTTTCAGTATTAATTTCCCTTTTAACTAGGATAAtgacaataatatttttttaattactctaagaatattttttattattatttcagataaCTGAGGGATTATGTAGGGAAGCTCTAAGGTATTTAAATCTGGAcaggaatgaaggaaaataaactggATGTTAGACCATCAGAAATCTAGCTTGTATTATTGGCTCTGACATTTGAAATCTATTCTATACCCTAAAAAAGTTGCTGGCACacaagtaaaacagaaaattattaaatgtaGATGTCACTTTTATTACCAACCAAATGCTTTTGTTGATTATAGAGTCCCCCAACTGAAATAGATCTGCTAGTGTGAAATTATCTGCAACAGGGATCTTCCTACTCATAAGCATATTGTTCAGTTGATCTGTCTATATAAGCAGATGACTAACACATGTCCTGAGAATTTTGTTTCTGCGGGACAAGTAAAGTTTGATTTCCTGTGCGTTTATGTCCTTCCCTCCTTAAATACCTCGCCACTGCCAGAGCAAAGGCATCCTCTTCTCCAGCAGAGCTCTAGGCTTTTCCCAGTGTGTGAGAGGACAAATGCTGCAGCTTGGAGTGGCAACACCGATCACTTGCAAGTTGTTGGAAATAAAGGCTGAAATGGTTGAGTGGTATGTGCATTCTGTTTGGTGGCACACTGCCTTAAATTGTTGTCCTCTGCTAAGTAATTCCTGAGGTTCACAGGGCAGCCTGATGCAAAAATGCCTCGGCCGAGTGAGGTCAGCCCAGGCGTGCCCCACAGAGACACTGCGCGGCTGAATGCCGTGTACAGTCGCTTCCAAGGTAGTGGCAAAACCACACTGGTGAGCGCCTGTGCACCGACACATGCGGCTGTGGAAACACATTTAGCCCTCCAAGTAGCATAGGCTCTCTGAAAACATTGATTTATCTGGATCACAAGTATCAGACTGCGTGTGTCTGCAGCGGTTACGAGGGCTCCGGAGGAGGTAAGGGGTGGACCCCCCTAACCCACGGTCAATCCCAAGTTTCGGGGTAACCGAGGCCGCCCTGGAGGCACCGTACTCATGCTTCAAGATGGTTTTTCCACACTCTGCCGTCCTCACCATCAAAGGCgttgatgtttttttcccccggCTTATCTTTATCCCTCTCCGCTCCTGCAGCGCAGCGCGCGCCCGGCGGTGAGGCCGTCGCGGCGGAGGCGCGCGGGTGCGGGAGGCGCGCGGGGTGCGGGAGgcgcgcgggcggcggggcgcggccccCACGCCCCCCCGTTTGTCAGCCCGACGCCGTGaccccccgcgccgccggcgggCCGGGCGCCCCTCCGTCCCTCCCGCAGGGACCGCTCCTCCCTCCAGCGCCGCCCGAACCACCGCGCGCCGGGAGCCCGGAAACGGCAGCGGCTGGGCGAGGGggcccctctccttccccagcgCCCCCGGGCAGCGCTCGAGCAGCCTGCCGGGCGGACGGCCCGAGAGGGGACGCCTGAGGGAGGATCTCCGGAGGCCCCGCTGAAGCTCACCGAGAGCAGCGCGCAAGGGACGGGACGGGACACGACGGGACGGGAGAGAACGAGGCGAcgcccccctccagcccccgcCACCACGGGAGGCGCTCAGGGCCCGCCAGCGCCGAGCGGGCGGGGTGGGCGCTGccgcggggcggcccggggggcgggAGTGCCGCGGCGAGCCGACAGGAGGCGCCGGCGGGCCGGGAGCAAGCGGGCGGGTGGCGGGGCCGAGCGTCGGCGCTGCGCtgccgggggagcggggcgctgcggggggcacggcggggcggggggcgagaGGAGGCTGCCCCCCTTGAACTAAAGTCAGCGCCGGGAACGCGGAGGGGAGAGTGGGGGGGGGTCGTGCCAACTACCCCAAGCGGTCCCTGCGGCTAATGCCGTTTCTCCGCTGCTGCGCAGGAGTCCCTGCGAGTGTAATTCACCTCCCGCAGCCTTCAGCAGGAAGGAGGCTAATCCTATTCCGCGATTTAGCGGGCCGGCAGCGAGCAGGTGAGGCGGCGGCAGAGGTGggcgccgcgggccggggcggcgggccgtgcacctgcctgcccccgccgccgccgcaggaTGTCCGGTGAGTaccgcggcccggccgccgggcTCTGCCGCGGGGGCCGCCGTCGCGCGtggcggccgggccgggccgggccgctgcCCCCGGGGCCTCTCCCGCCTCCCAGCCCCGTGCGGGCGAGGGTCTCCGCGGCTTCGTTACCAGCGGAGTGCTGTGCTGTCAGCAGCCGTCTCGGATGAGGGTTTAAACTGCCTGGCCGGTGCAATGAAAGAGCTGAACTCATCGGTGCGTTCTGCCCGTAGGTACGGGCTGGCCTGCCCGGGCCTCCCTGCGCTttcccggcggggcgggcagggctcCCTCGggctgaggcaggcagggaagctgTCCTGCATCCCTCCTTACATAGCATCGGTACCGCTGCTACTCGGTTATCCTTAACGCCCAGAGGAGCCCCTCAGCGAGGGCTGACCGCACAGGGTGGGTGCGGGTACCGTTCCGTTTCCTGACGCTCAAAACTGAGGAAGAAGttgagcagcagccccccgcccccaggtGGGGTTTCTTGAGCCATTTGGAAGATGTCACGAACACATCTTCCTTGGGCATTTGGCCGGGAGGATCCCCAGTTTGAATTCACCTATGTGGCACCTCAGCACTGGGGGAAGATGCAGAAAAGGGGACCTGCAAATTAAAGGGTCAGAGGACTGCGGTGTTGGTTGGTtgattggtttgggtttgtttttggggggttttttggttgtgttttggttttgttttttttttaagaaggtgAAATACTGAAACACCTACCCATACATATGAAGTCATCTGTGCTGTCTCTGGATTGCTGAAACAATTATTActatgttttttttcaaactggtATATTACTATTTGGAGACTAGTTTTGGGTGCTATGTATTATGCTTATTTgtgtattaaaatattactgcatTTGACTTTTTGTAAGGATCACTTACTAGCTGTTCAATAATAAAATTGTAGGGTCTTGAAACAGAATGTAACTGTTTGTAACTGAAAGATACACAGTGAAAGCTACACTGAATGAGAAACAAGTCCTCTTTCTGTAGCCTTCCAAGGTAACAGTTGTAATCCCGTCTACTAAGATTTGGTATTGTTATAATAAAGGATAAGAGAGAATCTGGTTTTGGATTAGGCAGAACTCCATTAGACTAGACCAAGAGAAATACTGCATGCCCATCAAATGTCAATTTATATTCTGTCTTAAAAAGGTCTGTGTAAAGTGTCGGTTGTGCCGCCTTCATCAGTAATGTAAGTATTTCTACTGTTGGAGCCAGCCTGAAGAGGCATGGGAATTAAAATTGCCAGGTGTCATTTGTTTACCAGGGCAAGAACTGCCTCTTTGCTGAAAACTTACATAAAAATTGCTGATGGTGGTCTGACATAGCTTATTGTCTGACATCATTATTCATTTTACCTACTTAGAACAAGATGCTTCTTGACTGCTTTTAAGGTTGTGGGtgtcagctggagcagagctttCTGTTCCAGGTGCTTCTGATATGGTTGTGCTAGGTCAGAGTAATGAGGCCT
Proteins encoded:
- the XG gene encoding glycoprotein Xg — encoded protein: MGKFRSILLLCFGFLLVHVRGQHDFDLADALDHPDDIITRKPTVIRRPTRPVLNNDLHLGDALGGGDISRKPLYPPLPPRPGSYSNSGGFDDSDLLDGKPLPPHITGEEEHHFNHGGNTDSGLIAGVTSPIISAFVILVVGSIAAYSAYKNKRLCFKPQGGDTV